The Pseudomonas sp. SCA2728.1_7 DNA segment CTGATCGACCGCTGGTTGCAAGAGCGTGAAGAGCTGATCGGTGCCTACGATAAACTCGGTGCGCAGCCGGAGTCGCTGGCCGAGAGCCGCAAGCCCTTGCAGGAGTTCTGCGGCGTGCTGGTCGATTACGTCTCGGCCGGGCACTTCGAAATCTACGAACAGCTGACTGGCGAAGCCAAAGCGTTCAACGACAAGCGCGGCCTCGAACTTGCCGAGACGATCTATCCGCGCATCGACGTCATCACCGAGAAGCTGCTCGCCTTCAACGATCTTTGCGATGAAGGCAAGTGCGTAGCCGAGAAGTTCAAGGAACTCGGTGGCCTGCTGCACGAGCGCTTCGAACTCGAAGACTGCCTGATTGAAGTGCTGCACACAGCACACAAGGAAGAAGATCCGGTTCAGGCCTGATCCGAACCCTGATCAAAAAAAACGGTGCGCCCCAAGCGCACCGTTTTTTATTGCCTGCTCAACTCGTCGCGCCGCGCAATTCCACTTCGAACACCAATGGTGTGAACGGGGCGATCAGGTCGCCGGCACCGTCGGCGCCATAAGCTTGATCCGATGGAATCACCAAGCGCCATTTCGCACCCACCGGCATGTTCTGCAGCGCGGTGCGCCAGCCGGCAATCACGCTGTCGAGATTGAACCATTGTGGCTGAGTGTTCTGATCGAACACGGTGCCGTCGGGTAGTCGACCGACATACAGCACCTGCACTTTTCCGTCAGGTCCGGCCTTGGTGCCAGTGCCCGGTGTCAGTTCGGTGAGCAGGATGCCGTCGGCCAGTTCCTTCACGCCCGGTTTGGCTTTTTCTGCGGTGAGAAAACGCTGCTCGTTTTCCATCGCCGCATCACTTGAAGGCTGTGCAGAGTGCTCGGCATTTTGCGCTTCATGATCGGCCAGAATCTGTTCGATGCGGGCCTCGCTCAATGCCAGCGGCTTGCCTTGATAGGCTTGCTGCAAGCCATCGACCAGCGCCTGAATCTGCAATTGCGGGACTTCCTGACGCAGCCGTTCACCAAGGCTGGCACCGAGGCTGTAGGCCAGATCGTGAGCGTCATTCGCGGTGGTTTTTTCGTCAGCGTGAGCGGCCGAAAAAACCATCCAGAGGGATAAAAAAAAGTAGCGCGACATGGGCACACTCCGTCCTGAGATGCGGTGGATTATGCCAGCGCGAACGTCTGCAACGGTGAACTGCTTTTGCCTTCGCGCAGAACATTTTCGATTCGGTGCAACGCAACGCAATCGATACTGTCAAGATGCCCTAGCGGCGGTAACTGCAGAGGTCTAGTATGAGCCGCACTCACGTCAGCCAGGAGGTAAACCATGTCGGCCACCAAGAAGCCTGTAAATACTCCGTTGCACTTACTCCAACAACTCTCGGGCAGCTTGCTCGAGCATCTGGAAAACGCTTGCTCCCAAGCCTTGGCTGATGCTGAAAAACTGCTCGCCAAACTGGAAAAGCAACGCGGCAAGGCGCAAGAAAAACTGCACAAGTCCCGCACCAAATTGCAGGACGCAGCTGCCGCCGGCAAAGCCAAGGCACAGACCAAAGCCAAGGGCGCAGTGAAAGAACTGGAAGACCTGCTCGATGCCTTGAAGGATCGTCAGTCCGACACCCGCAGCTACATTCTGCAACTCAAACGCGATGCCCAGGAAAGCCTGAAACTGGCCCAAGGTGTTGGTCGCGTTCAAGAAGCCGTGGGTAAAGTGTTGTCCTCGCGTGCAGCCAAACCGGCAGCGGCACCGGCGAAGAAAGCAGCTGCCAAACCGGCTGCTGCAAAAGCTCCAGCGAAAACCGCAGCGGCCAAGCCTGCGGCAAAAACTGCTGCTAAAACTACCGCGCCTGCTGCAAAAGCACCGGTGAAAGCCGCTGCAAAACCAGCTGCCAAAGCTGCGGCAAAACCTGCAGTGAAAAAACCGGCTGCAGCGAGCGCTGCAAAACCAGCGGCTAAAACCACGGCGGCAAAACCTGCTGCGCGTACTGCCGCTGCCAAGCCGGCTACCCGTGCCGCCGCTGCTAAACCAGCCGCCAAACCAGCTGCAGCAAAAGCTGCTCCAGCGAAAACCGCCGCTGCTAAACCGGCCGCTAAACCTGCTGCCAAAGCTGCCGCAAAACCTGCCGCTAAAACTGCTACTGCAAAACCAGCTGCCAAGACTGCCGCTAAACCTGCTGCAAAAGCACCAGCAAAAGTTGCTGCCAAACCAGCCGTGAATGCCGCCGCCAAACCGGCAGCCAAGCCAGCCGCTAAACCGGCCACTGCTGCCAAACCAGCGACTGTTGCCAAGCCTGTTGCTGCAAAACCAGCGACTGTTGCCAAGCCTGTTGCTGCAAAACCAGCGACTGTTGCCAAGCCTGTTGCTGCAAAACCAGCCGCCAAGCCCGCTGCAAAACCAGCCGTTAAAAAGCCAGCTGCCGCTAAACCAGCTACCGCTAAACCGGCTACCGCGCCTGCCGCTAAGCCTGCCGCACCGGCAGCGTCGGCTGCGCCATCGGCACCTGCTCCAGCCGCAACTACCTCGACGCCATCGACTGCGCCATCGCCAGCCGCTGTGTCGAGCACCAGCAACAACCCGACCAGCGCTTCCTAAGCGCCGGTTGCCGCGATGCGCAGCACTTGCAGCGCGTCGCGGTTCGGGCTGGCCGCCGCGCCGGCCAATCCCTCAAGCCAGGTTATTGAACCTGCATCGTTTCGCGTCCACTCCTGCGCCACACCCTCAAGCCGTGACAGCAACGCTCGCTCAGCTTCCAGCTCGAGTGATTTGATCTGCTCGCGCATGCCTTTCAACACCGCGTCATCCACCGCCCGCGCTTTCCATTGCATACGCAGGGTTCGCAGCGGCTGCACCACCTCGACATCCCAAGGCTCGGTCAGCGCCTGAAGCAGTCGTACGCGTTGTTGATCACAGGTCACTGCGCGCTGCTCCAGCCATAAACCGCACAGCAGAAGGCATACATTCGCGCCCGCCGTTTGCAGTTGCAGGCAGGCGTCTTCCACGCCCGGTCGGGCGTAGGTGGCAAGGGAAAAGCTCCACAGGTCAGAGGACATCGTGCTACTCGCGCCAGTTGTGAGCGAAGCTGGTAGACTCCGCCGCCATTATGATCCGACTTCAGAACCTGACTTTACAGCGTGGCCCGCAACGTCTGCTAGAAGACGCCGAGCTGACCCTGCACGCCGGCCACAAAGCCGGCCTCATCGGTGCCAACGGCGCCGGCAAATCGAGCCTGTTCGCCTTGATCCGGGGGGAGCTGCACCCGGACTCGGGGGATTGCTTCCTGCCGGCTGACTGGCGCATCGCCCACATGCGCCAGGAAATCGAGACGCTCGAACGCCTTGCCGTCGACTATGTGCTCGATGGCGACCTGCGTCTACGCGAGGTGCAACGTGACCTCGCCGCCGCCGAAGCGGCGCACGACGGTGCCGCTCAGGCCCGTCTGCACTCGGAACTCGACAGCGCCGACGGTTACACCGCTGATGCGCGAGCGCGCAAGTTGCTCGCCGGTCTCGGTTTCACCAACGAGCAGATGGATCGTCAGGTAGGCGATTTTTCCGGTGGCTGGCGGATGCGTCTGAATCTGGCGCAGGCATTGATGTGCCCGTCGGATCTGTTGTTGCTCGACGAGCCGACCAACCACCTGGATCTCGACGCAATCATCTGGCTCGAAGAGTGGCTGAAAAGCTACCCGGGCACCTTGCTGCTGATTTCCCACGACCGCGATTTCCTCGACGAAGTCGTCGATCACGTCGCCCACGTCGATCAGCGCAAAATCACCCTGTATCGCGGCGGCTATAGCGCATTCGAACGCGCCCGTGCCGAACGTCTGGCCCAGCAGCAACAGGCCTACGAGAAGCAGCAGGCGCAACGTGCGCACATGGAGAGCTACATCGCGCGCTTCAAGGCGCAAGCGACCAAGGCCCGTCAGGCGCAGAGCCGGATCAAAGCCCTGGAGCGGATGGAAGAGCTGTCGGCGGCCCACGTTGATTCGCCGTTCGATTTCGTCTTCCGCGAGTCGACCAAGATCTCCAGCCCGCTGATCGACCTGTCCGATGCCAGCCTGGGTTACGGCGACAAAACCATCCTCGAGAAGGTCAAGCTGCAACTGACCCCGGGGGCGCGGATTGGCCTGCTCGGGCCGAACGGCGCGGGTAAATCGACCCTGATCAAGAACCTCGCCGGCGAATTGTCACCGATCGCCGGGCGCCTGACCCGTGGCGAGAACACCGTGGTCGGCTACTTCGCTCAGCATCAGCTCGATTCGCTGGATTCCAAGGCCAGCCCGTTGTTGCACATGCA contains these protein-coding regions:
- a CDS encoding TIGR02444 family protein, whose protein sequence is MSSDLWSFSLATYARPGVEDACLQLQTAGANVCLLLCGLWLEQRAVTCDQQRVRLLQALTEPWDVEVVQPLRTLRMQWKARAVDDAVLKGMREQIKSLELEAERALLSRLEGVAQEWTRNDAGSITWLEGLAGAAASPNRDALQVLRIAATGA
- a CDS encoding AlgP family protein, producing the protein MSATKKPVNTPLHLLQQLSGSLLEHLENACSQALADAEKLLAKLEKQRGKAQEKLHKSRTKLQDAAAAGKAKAQTKAKGAVKELEDLLDALKDRQSDTRSYILQLKRDAQESLKLAQGVGRVQEAVGKVLSSRAAKPAAAPAKKAAAKPAAAKAPAKTAAAKPAAKTAAKTTAPAAKAPVKAAAKPAAKAAAKPAVKKPAAASAAKPAAKTTAAKPAARTAAAKPATRAAAAKPAAKPAAAKAAPAKTAAAKPAAKPAAKAAAKPAAKTATAKPAAKTAAKPAAKAPAKVAAKPAVNAAAKPAAKPAAKPATAAKPATVAKPVAAKPATVAKPVAAKPATVAKPVAAKPAAKPAAKPAVKKPAAAKPATAKPATAPAAKPAAPAASAAPSAPAPAATTSTPSTAPSPAAVSSTSNNPTSAS
- a CDS encoding Rsd/AlgQ family anti-sigma factor, coding for MLESCQNAQERWGGVHLLIDRWLQEREELIGAYDKLGAQPESLAESRKPLQEFCGVLVDYVSAGHFEIYEQLTGEAKAFNDKRGLELAETIYPRIDVITEKLLAFNDLCDEGKCVAEKFKELGGLLHERFELEDCLIEVLHTAHKEEDPVQA
- a CDS encoding FKBP-type peptidyl-prolyl cis-trans isomerase produces the protein MSRYFFLSLWMVFSAAHADEKTTANDAHDLAYSLGASLGERLRQEVPQLQIQALVDGLQQAYQGKPLALSEARIEQILADHEAQNAEHSAQPSSDAAMENEQRFLTAEKAKPGVKELADGILLTELTPGTGTKAGPDGKVQVLYVGRLPDGTVFDQNTQPQWFNLDSVIAGWRTALQNMPVGAKWRLVIPSDQAYGADGAGDLIAPFTPLVFEVELRGATS
- the abc-f gene encoding ribosomal protection-like ABC-F family protein produces the protein MIRLQNLTLQRGPQRLLEDAELTLHAGHKAGLIGANGAGKSSLFALIRGELHPDSGDCFLPADWRIAHMRQEIETLERLAVDYVLDGDLRLREVQRDLAAAEAAHDGAAQARLHSELDSADGYTADARARKLLAGLGFTNEQMDRQVGDFSGGWRMRLNLAQALMCPSDLLLLDEPTNHLDLDAIIWLEEWLKSYPGTLLLISHDRDFLDEVVDHVAHVDQRKITLYRGGYSAFERARAERLAQQQQAYEKQQAQRAHMESYIARFKAQATKARQAQSRIKALERMEELSAAHVDSPFDFVFRESTKISSPLIDLSDASLGYGDKTILEKVKLQLTPGARIGLLGPNGAGKSTLIKNLAGELSPIAGRLTRGENTVVGYFAQHQLDSLDSKASPLLHMQRLAPTEREQTLRDFLGGFDFRGARIDEPVLNFSGGEKARLALALIAWERPNLLLLDEPTNHLDLEMRLALTMALQEFSGAVLVVSHDRHLLKSTTDNFYLVADGKVEEFDGDLEDYARWLVEYRQRNAPVSNTPVNPDKTDKKAQRQAAAALRQQLAPHKREADKLEAELGKLHEKLAKVDASLGDSDIYEPARKNELRDLLAEQAKLKVREGELEEAWMEALETLESMQAELEALS